In one window of Pseudomonas putida DNA:
- a CDS encoding aldo/keto reductase: MRYRPLGRSGLQVSALTLGSMMFGEQTDTEASLRIIDRAWDQGINFIDTADVYNAGRSEEIVGEAVARHRQDWIVASKAGYGPADGLPNRSGLSRKHLFNALEATLTRMDTDYLDIYYLHREDHKVPLEETVRAIGDLLQQGKIRYWGVSNFRGWRIAEICNLAERLGVPKPVVSQPLYNIVNRQAEPEQLTAAAYHGLGVVPFSPLARGVLSGKYAPGSTPDAGSRAGRQDKRIMEVEWRQESLAIAQKIHAYTDAKGVGIVEFAIAWVLNNQLVSSAIVGPRTEAQWETYAGALEVNITAEDEAFIDSLVTPGHASTPGFNDVAHFVSGRLAR, translated from the coding sequence ATGCGCTACCGCCCTCTCGGCCGCTCCGGCCTGCAAGTCTCAGCCCTGACCCTGGGCAGCATGATGTTCGGCGAACAGACCGATACCGAGGCTTCGCTGCGCATCATCGACCGCGCCTGGGACCAGGGCATCAACTTCATCGACACCGCCGATGTCTACAACGCCGGGCGCTCCGAGGAGATCGTCGGCGAGGCGGTGGCACGCCATCGCCAGGACTGGATCGTTGCCTCCAAGGCCGGCTACGGTCCGGCAGACGGCCTGCCCAACCGCAGCGGGCTGTCACGCAAGCACCTGTTCAATGCGCTGGAGGCAACACTGACGCGCATGGACACCGACTACCTGGACATCTACTACCTGCACCGCGAAGACCACAAGGTACCGCTGGAAGAGACCGTGCGAGCCATCGGTGATCTGCTGCAGCAAGGCAAGATCCGCTATTGGGGCGTGTCCAACTTCCGCGGCTGGCGCATCGCCGAGATCTGCAACCTGGCCGAACGCCTCGGGGTGCCCAAGCCTGTGGTGAGCCAGCCGCTGTACAACATCGTCAACCGCCAGGCCGAGCCCGAGCAACTGACCGCCGCGGCCTACCACGGGCTGGGCGTGGTGCCCTTCAGTCCCCTGGCCCGAGGCGTGCTCAGCGGCAAGTATGCGCCAGGCTCGACCCCTGACGCCGGCAGCCGCGCCGGGCGCCAGGACAAGCGGATCATGGAGGTGGAGTGGCGTCAGGAGTCGCTGGCCATCGCCCAGAAGATCCACGCCTACACCGACGCCAAGGGCGTAGGTATCGTCGAATTCGCCATCGCCTGGGTGCTCAACAACCAACTGGTCAGTTCGGCCATCGTCGGGCCGCGTACCGAGGCGCAGTGGGAAACCTACGCCGGAGCGCTGGAGGTCAACATCACCGCCGAGGACGAAGCCTTCATCGATTCGCTGGTAACACCGGGGCATGCCTCGACGCCGGGGTTCAATGACGTCGCACACTTTGTCAGCGGACGCTTGGCGCGCTGA
- the mdcH gene encoding malonate decarboxylase subunit epsilon, with amino-acid sequence MSSLFAFPGQGAQQVGMLHCLPEGSSDLLEAASEALGEQVLTLDSAEALRHTRAVQLCLLLTGVAWARWLMRRSPAPEYVAGLSIGAYAAAVTADALALEDAVRLVSLRGGLMQQAYPTGYGMTALSGLDLPSVERLLEAVGGEVYLANLNSDNQIVIAGSDAAMTAVAARARSLGQGVARRLAVSVPSHCPLLAAPAATLAAAFCEVELRRPRITYLSGSTARPIFDPARLRDDLAGNMARIVDWRATLRGAWERGVRLHLELPPGSVLTGLARRVFEPGKVLSVESTRADSIDALLRQEVADNR; translated from the coding sequence ATGAGCAGCCTGTTCGCGTTCCCGGGGCAGGGCGCCCAGCAGGTGGGGATGCTTCATTGCCTGCCGGAGGGCAGTTCGGATCTGCTCGAAGCGGCCAGCGAGGCGCTGGGCGAGCAGGTGCTCACGCTCGACAGCGCCGAGGCGTTGCGCCATACCCGCGCCGTGCAGCTGTGCCTGCTGTTGACCGGCGTGGCATGGGCGCGCTGGCTGATGCGACGCAGCCCGGCACCGGAGTATGTGGCCGGGTTGTCGATCGGTGCCTATGCCGCGGCGGTCACCGCCGATGCGCTGGCACTGGAGGACGCCGTACGCCTGGTGTCGCTGCGCGGCGGGCTGATGCAGCAGGCTTATCCGACAGGCTACGGCATGACGGCCTTGAGCGGCCTGGACCTGCCCAGTGTCGAGCGTTTGCTGGAAGCGGTCGGGGGTGAGGTGTACCTCGCCAACCTCAACAGCGACAACCAGATCGTCATCGCCGGCAGCGATGCCGCGATGACAGCGGTCGCCGCGCGCGCGCGCAGCCTGGGGCAGGGCGTGGCCCGGCGCCTGGCGGTCAGTGTGCCGTCGCATTGCCCTCTGTTGGCGGCGCCTGCGGCTACCCTGGCCGCAGCGTTCTGCGAGGTCGAATTGCGTCGCCCACGCATCACCTACCTCAGCGGCAGCACGGCACGACCGATTTTCGATCCGGCACGCCTGCGCGACGACCTGGCCGGCAACATGGCCCGCATCGTCGACTGGCGCGCGACCCTGCGCGGCGCCTGGGAGCGCGGTGTGCGCCTGCACCTCGAATTGCCGCCGGGCAGCGTACTCACGGGTCTTGCCAGGCGAGTCTTCGAGCCTGGAAAGGTGCTGAGCGTGGAGTCCACCCGTGCCGACAGCATCGATGCACTGTTGCGTCAGGAGGTGGCCGACAACCGATGA
- a CDS encoding biotin-independent malonate decarboxylase subunit beta, protein MTDNERLLHSRSFVELGARQRARALLDAGSFRELLGPFDRLMSPWLPRQGIVPQADDGVVIAKGTLDGRPAVVAAIEGGFQGGSMGEVGGAKIAGALELAVEDNRNGVPTCAVLLLETGGVRLQEANLGLAAIAEIQAAIVELRAYRPVIGVIAGSVGCFGGMSIAAGLCSHLLVTREARLGLNGPQVIEQEAGIGEYDSRDRPFIWSLTGGEQRHASGLADGYVADDVEAVRSQLLALLDAPSAQRASRHQWFLERLAQLGDDCPQLDAAAVRALYQGDA, encoded by the coding sequence ATGACTGATAACGAACGCCTGTTGCACAGCCGCAGTTTCGTCGAACTGGGGGCCCGCCAGCGTGCCAGGGCCTTGCTCGATGCGGGCAGTTTCCGCGAGCTGCTTGGCCCCTTCGACCGCCTGATGTCGCCCTGGCTGCCACGCCAAGGCATCGTGCCGCAGGCCGATGACGGCGTGGTCATCGCCAAGGGCACGCTCGACGGCCGTCCCGCCGTGGTCGCAGCCATCGAAGGCGGGTTCCAGGGCGGCAGCATGGGCGAGGTGGGGGGCGCGAAGATCGCCGGCGCCTTGGAACTGGCCGTCGAAGACAACCGTAACGGTGTCCCCACCTGCGCCGTGCTGTTGCTGGAGACCGGGGGCGTGCGCCTGCAGGAGGCCAACCTGGGCCTGGCGGCGATTGCCGAGATCCAGGCCGCGATCGTCGAACTGCGTGCCTACCGGCCGGTCATTGGCGTGATCGCGGGTTCAGTCGGCTGCTTCGGCGGCATGTCCATTGCCGCCGGGCTGTGCAGCCATCTGCTGGTAACCCGCGAAGCACGCCTGGGCCTCAATGGCCCACAGGTGATCGAGCAGGAAGCGGGGATCGGTGAGTACGACTCGCGTGACCGGCCTTTCATCTGGAGCCTGACCGGTGGCGAGCAGCGCCACGCCAGCGGCTTGGCGGACGGCTACGTCGCCGATGACGTCGAGGCTGTTCGCAGCCAGTTGCTGGCGTTGCTGGACGCACCTTCTGCGCAGCGTGCCAGCCGCCATCAGTGGTTTCTTGAGCGCCTGGCGCAACTGGGTGATGACTGCCCGCAACTCGATGCCGCCGCCGTGCGTGCCCTGTATCAAGGAGATGCCTGA
- the mdcE gene encoding biotin-independent malonate decarboxylase subunit gamma, whose amino-acid sequence MNRAQNWLQGLASGESLPGFPASVQVVDGELDNRLARFIAVVPDARNPFVRARSGEVGLLEGWGLAKAVAEAVEADRDSEKRVLVALIDVPSQAYGRREEALGIHQALAGAVEAYAQARLAGHPVIGLLVGKAMSGAFLAHGYQAQRLIALDDSGVMVHAMGKAAAARITLRSVEDLEALAAEVPPMAYDLKSYASLGLLHTRLAVDNAQAPTARDLVQVRACLIDAVRDIGDTTDLRSRLNGEHRSASREVRQRLRSQWQEA is encoded by the coding sequence ATGAACCGTGCCCAGAACTGGTTGCAGGGCCTTGCCAGCGGCGAGTCGCTGCCAGGCTTCCCCGCCTCGGTGCAGGTGGTCGATGGCGAGCTGGACAATCGCCTGGCGCGCTTTATCGCCGTGGTGCCCGATGCGCGCAATCCCTTTGTACGCGCCCGTAGCGGCGAGGTTGGCCTGCTTGAAGGCTGGGGCCTGGCCAAGGCGGTCGCCGAGGCGGTGGAGGCCGACCGCGACAGTGAGAAGCGCGTGCTGGTTGCGCTGATCGATGTACCCAGCCAGGCCTACGGGCGGCGTGAGGAAGCGCTGGGCATCCACCAGGCCCTGGCCGGTGCGGTGGAAGCGTATGCCCAGGCGCGCCTGGCCGGGCATCCGGTGATCGGGCTGCTGGTGGGCAAGGCGATGTCCGGGGCGTTTCTTGCCCACGGCTACCAGGCGCAGCGCCTGATCGCGCTGGATGACAGTGGCGTCATGGTGCATGCGATGGGCAAGGCGGCAGCGGCGCGTATCACCCTGCGCAGTGTCGAGGACCTGGAAGCCTTGGCCGCCGAAGTGCCACCGATGGCCTACGACCTGAAAAGCTACGCCTCACTGGGGCTGCTGCACACGCGTCTTGCCGTGGATAACGCGCAGGCGCCGACCGCCCGGGATCTGGTACAGGTCCGTGCCTGCCTGATCGATGCCGTGCGCGACATTGGCGATACCACCGACCTGCGTAGTCGCCTGAACGGCGAGCATCGCAGCGCCTCCCGCGAGGTGCGTCAGCGCCTGCGCAGCCAATGGCAGGAGGCCTGA
- a CDS encoding malonate decarboxylase holo-ACP synthase, protein MYAPRPHDLLWGMTPAMLPADAPAWVHSVLAAGEPVVVRRALVAPDQVAVGVRGRGREQRFAWQMRLLDIERWVSPEALRWEGELSSPALRALSQVSAWLNDREWLWGPTGSTGFQLATGIEVLHAGSDLDLLLRAPVSIPREQAARLLKQLEGAACRVDAQLETPEGAVALREWASGARRVLLKSAAGVRLVSDPWQLQEDAA, encoded by the coding sequence ATGTACGCCCCGCGCCCACATGACCTGCTCTGGGGCATGACTCCGGCCATGCTGCCTGCCGATGCGCCTGCCTGGGTGCACTCGGTGCTGGCAGCCGGCGAGCCGGTGGTAGTGCGCCGGGCGCTGGTGGCACCGGACCAGGTGGCGGTCGGGGTACGCGGGAGAGGGCGCGAGCAGCGTTTTGCCTGGCAGATGCGCCTGCTGGACATCGAGCGCTGGGTCAGCCCCGAAGCGCTGCGCTGGGAGGGCGAGTTGTCGTCGCCAGCCTTGCGTGCGTTATCGCAGGTCAGCGCTTGGTTGAACGATCGCGAGTGGCTGTGGGGACCTACCGGCAGCACGGGTTTCCAGCTCGCGACGGGAATCGAGGTGCTGCACGCTGGCAGCGATCTTGATCTGCTGCTGCGTGCCCCTGTGTCGATACCTCGTGAGCAGGCCGCTCGACTGCTGAAACAGTTGGAAGGCGCGGCCTGTCGCGTCGATGCGCAACTGGAAACGCCCGAGGGGGCGGTTGCCTTGCGCGAATGGGCCAGCGGGGCGCGTCGGGTGCTGCTCAAGTCGGCGGCTGGCGTGCGTCTGGTGAGTGATCCGTGGCAACTGCAGGAGGATGCGGCATGA
- the madM gene encoding malonate transporter subunit MadM, with product MWPLIEKALEHNDLITAFAVVGAVMWVSVMLSKYLTFGRVHGSAVAIVIGLVLAWIGGNLTGGQKGLADVTLFSGIGLMGGAMLRDFAIVATAFEVQATEARKAGMIGAVALLLGTVLPFIVGAAVAWAFGYRDAVSITTIGAGAVTYIVGPVTGAALGASSDVMALSIATGLIKAILVMVFTPVSARMLALDNPRSAMVFGGLAGTVSGVTAGLAATDRRLVPYGALTATFHTGLGCLMGPSILYFCVRGLVG from the coding sequence ATGTGGCCACTCATTGAGAAAGCCCTGGAACACAATGACCTGATCACCGCTTTCGCCGTCGTCGGTGCGGTGATGTGGGTATCGGTGATGCTCTCCAAGTACCTCACCTTCGGCCGTGTGCACGGCTCGGCCGTCGCCATCGTCATCGGCCTGGTGCTGGCCTGGATCGGCGGCAACCTGACCGGCGGCCAGAAAGGCCTGGCGGACGTGACGCTGTTTTCCGGGATCGGGCTGATGGGGGGAGCGATGCTGCGCGATTTCGCTATCGTCGCCACCGCCTTCGAAGTGCAGGCCACCGAAGCGCGCAAGGCCGGGATGATTGGCGCGGTGGCGCTGTTGCTGGGAACTGTGCTGCCGTTCATCGTCGGCGCGGCGGTGGCCTGGGCCTTTGGTTATCGCGATGCGGTCAGTATCACCACCATCGGCGCGGGCGCGGTGACCTATATCGTCGGACCGGTGACCGGGGCGGCGCTGGGGGCAAGCTCCGATGTGATGGCCTTGTCGATTGCAACAGGCCTGATCAAGGCGATCCTGGTGATGGTGTTCACGCCAGTGTCGGCACGTATGCTGGCCCTGGACAACCCGCGCTCGGCGATGGTGTTCGGCGGCCTGGCCGGGACCGTTTCCGGTGTGACGGCCGGGCTGGCTGCAACGGATCGGCGCTTGGTGCCTTATGGTGCGCTGACCGCCACTTTCCATACCGGGCTGGGGTGCCTGATGGGGCCGTCGATCCTGTATTTCTGTGTACGCGGCCTGGTGGGATGA
- a CDS encoding alkene reductase, producing MTLEHLFRPVQVGPLTLPNRVFMAPLTRLRSLEPGDVPTPLMAEYYSQRASAGLIISEATQISFQAKGYSGSPGIHTDEQIAGWRLINERIHAAGGHSAVQVWHTGRISHTSLQPGQAAPVAPSALPADARTSLRDAQGNVIRVETSAPRALSEAEIADIVADFGQAAHNAQHAGFDLIELHAAHGYLLHQFLSPSANVREDRYGGSVENRARIVLEAVDAAIAAWSADRVAIRIFPLGPFNGVDNGEDQEAAALYLIEELAKRNLAYLHLSEPDWAGGKPLRDEFREAIRAVYPGVIVAAGGYTPEKAEALIARGLIDAVAFGRSYIANPDLVERLQQQAPLNEHRAQFDYANGAEGYTDYPALRRA from the coding sequence ATGACACTCGAGCACCTGTTCCGCCCCGTTCAAGTCGGCCCCCTCACCCTGCCAAACCGCGTCTTCATGGCGCCCCTGACACGCCTGCGCAGCCTGGAACCGGGCGATGTACCCACGCCGCTGATGGCCGAGTACTACAGCCAGCGTGCCAGTGCCGGGTTGATCATCAGCGAAGCGACACAGATTTCCTTCCAGGCCAAAGGCTATTCGGGATCACCCGGTATCCACACCGACGAGCAGATCGCCGGTTGGCGCCTGATCAACGAACGCATCCACGCAGCAGGTGGGCACAGCGCGGTACAGGTCTGGCATACCGGACGTATTTCCCACACCTCGCTACAGCCCGGCCAGGCCGCGCCGGTCGCGCCCTCGGCATTGCCCGCTGATGCCCGCACCTCGCTGCGCGACGCACAGGGCAATGTCATTCGCGTCGAAACCTCCGCGCCGCGGGCGTTGAGCGAAGCCGAAATCGCCGACATCGTCGCTGACTTCGGCCAGGCCGCCCACAATGCGCAGCACGCAGGCTTCGACCTGATCGAACTGCACGCCGCCCATGGTTACCTGCTGCACCAGTTCCTCTCGCCCAGCGCCAACGTGCGTGAAGACCGCTACGGCGGCAGCGTCGAGAATCGCGCACGGATCGTGCTGGAAGCGGTGGACGCCGCCATCGCCGCCTGGAGCGCCGACCGCGTGGCGATCCGCATCTTCCCGCTGGGGCCGTTCAATGGGGTCGACAACGGTGAGGATCAGGAAGCCGCAGCGCTGTACCTGATCGAAGAACTGGCCAAGCGCAACCTGGCTTACCTGCATCTTTCGGAGCCGGATTGGGCCGGTGGCAAGCCGCTGCGTGACGAATTCCGCGAGGCGATTCGCGCCGTGTATCCGGGGGTGATCGTAGCGGCTGGCGGCTACACCCCGGAAAAAGCCGAGGCGCTGATTGCGCGTGGGCTGATCGATGCGGTGGCCTTCGGGCGCAGCTATATCGCCAACCCGGACCTGGTGGAACGCCTGCAGCAGCAAGCGCCTTTGAACGAGCACCGCGCACAGTTCGATTACGCCAATGGCGCCGAAGGCTATACGGACTACCCCGCGTTGCGCCGGGCTTGA
- a CDS encoding ATP-dependent Clp protease proteolytic subunit, whose protein sequence is MARHIIHFTGPINSSTCGNLISTCSRAVQQGAEVLQINIATMGGECSYGFTLYNFLLGQPVPVHTHNLGTVESMGNILFLAGSHRTACQYSKFLFHPFHWTLHGSVDHSRMAEYAMSLDYDLRLYAEIVAERTQGSAEDLDVVRYLMAYPRILGPREALSSGMIHAIDELPVAADVVQWSVHA, encoded by the coding sequence ATGGCCCGACATATCATTCACTTCACCGGCCCGATCAATTCCTCGACCTGTGGCAACCTGATCAGTACCTGCTCACGTGCCGTGCAGCAGGGCGCCGAGGTGTTGCAGATCAACATCGCCACCATGGGCGGCGAGTGCAGCTATGGCTTCACGCTGTACAACTTCCTGCTTGGCCAGCCGGTGCCGGTGCACACCCATAACCTCGGCACCGTCGAGTCGATGGGCAATATCCTGTTTCTTGCCGGCAGCCATCGTACGGCTTGCCAGTACAGCAAGTTCCTCTTTCACCCGTTCCACTGGACCCTGCACGGCTCGGTGGACCACTCGCGCATGGCCGAGTACGCCATGAGCCTGGACTACGACCTGCGTCTGTATGCCGAGATCGTCGCCGAACGTACGCAAGGCTCGGCCGAGGACCTGGATGTGGTGCGCTACCTGATGGCCTATCCACGCATCCTGGGGCCACGTGAGGCCCTGTCCAGCGGAATGATCCATGCGATCGATGAACTGCCGGTCGCGGCCGATGTGGTGCAGTGGAGCGTGCATGCCTGA
- a CDS encoding triphosphoribosyl-dephospho-CoA synthase, whose protein sequence is MKALCLQPLALPDQLADLAVEALIDEADLSPKPGLVDRRGSGAHGDMNLALMHASALSLWPCLRQMAEAAQRHGEIAAPLRAELGRLGREGEATMLATTAGVNTHRGAIWALGLLVAARALSPLSSDPHTLAALAGRLALIDDPAAPAQDSHGTQVRRRYGAGGAREQAQQGFPAITGHALPQLWRSRAAGASETHARLDALLAIMASLSDTCVLWRAGQQGLDALQQGARAVLDAGGSASLAGRRQLRALDARLLQLNASPGGAADLLAACLFLDKAGSL, encoded by the coding sequence ATGAAAGCACTTTGCCTACAGCCCCTGGCCTTGCCCGACCAATTGGCGGACCTGGCCGTCGAAGCCCTGATCGATGAGGCCGACCTCTCGCCCAAGCCTGGGCTGGTGGACCGGCGCGGCAGCGGCGCCCATGGCGACATGAACCTGGCCTTGATGCACGCCTCGGCGCTGTCGCTGTGGCCGTGCCTGCGACAGATGGCCGAAGCGGCGCAACGCCATGGCGAGATCGCTGCGCCGCTGCGCGCCGAGCTGGGACGCCTTGGGCGCGAAGGCGAGGCGACAATGCTCGCCACCACAGCCGGAGTGAATACCCATCGTGGTGCTATCTGGGCGCTGGGACTGCTGGTTGCGGCGCGGGCGCTGAGCCCGCTGAGCAGCGACCCGCATACCCTTGCCGCCCTTGCCGGGCGCCTTGCGCTGATCGATGATCCGGCCGCCCCCGCACAGGACAGCCACGGCACCCAGGTGCGCCGCCGCTATGGCGCAGGTGGAGCGCGCGAGCAGGCCCAGCAAGGCTTTCCGGCGATCACCGGTCACGCTCTGCCGCAACTCTGGCGCAGCCGCGCCGCTGGCGCCAGCGAGACCCATGCACGCCTGGATGCGCTGCTGGCGATCATGGCTTCGCTGAGCGACACCTGCGTGCTCTGGCGTGCCGGTCAGCAAGGCCTGGATGCCCTGCAGCAAGGGGCCCGTGCGGTGCTTGATGCAGGCGGCAGCGCGAGTTTGGCGGGTCGCCGTCAACTGCGCGCCCTGGATGCGCGCCTGCTGCAACTCAATGCCTCTCCAGGCGGTGCTGCCGATCTGCTGGCCGCCTGCCTGTTCCTCGACAAAGCCGGGAGCCTGTGA
- a CDS encoding YbjN domain-containing protein: MTEVTLIETVSADSLTKLLQDAGCRVNRSEQNAVVQLLSASQGVGYAVRFGNRAKDQEGEFLDFTFSCALRIQGELPVGLAERWNASRRFARLSVQGEFLVMEKDVVVADGVSEKHLLGSLVLWDRLLQEFIVYLRDYSRTVADQTEQVAGAATAS, from the coding sequence ATGACCGAAGTCACCCTGATCGAAACCGTGAGCGCCGATTCCCTGACCAAGCTGCTGCAGGATGCCGGCTGCCGGGTCAATCGTAGCGAGCAGAATGCCGTCGTGCAGCTGCTCAGCGCCAGCCAGGGCGTGGGTTACGCAGTACGGTTCGGCAATCGAGCCAAGGACCAGGAGGGCGAGTTCCTCGACTTTACCTTCAGTTGCGCGTTGCGCATCCAGGGCGAGCTGCCGGTCGGGCTGGCCGAGCGCTGGAACGCCAGCCGTCGTTTCGCCCGGCTGTCGGTGCAGGGCGAGTTCCTGGTGATGGAAAAGGACGTGGTGGTGGCCGATGGCGTCAGCGAGAAGCATCTGCTGGGTAGCCTGGTGCTGTGGGATCGTCTGCTGCAGGAGTTCATCGTCTACCTGCGCGACTACAGCCGCACTGTCGCCGACCAGACCGAACAGGTGGCTGGCGCGGCGACTGCTTCGTGA
- a CDS encoding DUF6555 family protein: MPAPQLYIIEYTLHDEARSFIIRSERMDNAEAWHWASCDAGVGIIPKFGREKIKKVSRPMAERYGVTGVSWRLSGSKPAPAQGERKPDHAAG; encoded by the coding sequence ATGCCAGCCCCACAGTTGTACATCATCGAATACACGCTGCACGACGAGGCGCGCAGCTTCATCATTCGATCGGAGCGAATGGACAATGCCGAGGCTTGGCATTGGGCCAGTTGTGATGCAGGGGTCGGGATCATTCCGAAGTTCGGACGAGAGAAGATCAAGAAGGTGAGTCGACCCATGGCCGAGCGTTATGGGGTGACCGGGGTGAGTTGGCGGTTGTCCGGGAGCAAGCCTGCACCTGCTCAAGGCGAACGCAAACCCGATCACGCAGCGGGATAA
- a CDS encoding malonate decarboxylase subunit delta: METLNFQFPAAQPGRGRALVGCVSSGDLEVLIEPGQAGSLDIQVVTSVNGSQARWSQLFQRLFDGRSLPALKIDIHDFGATPGVVRLRLEQGFEEIGHD, from the coding sequence ATGGAAACCCTGAACTTTCAATTCCCCGCTGCGCAACCGGGCCGTGGCCGTGCCCTGGTCGGCTGCGTCAGCTCCGGCGACCTGGAGGTGCTGATCGAGCCCGGCCAGGCCGGCAGCCTCGATATCCAGGTCGTGACCTCGGTCAACGGCAGCCAGGCACGCTGGAGCCAGCTGTTCCAGCGCCTGTTCGACGGCCGCAGCTTGCCTGCGCTGAAGATCGACATCCATGATTTCGGCGCCACGCCCGGCGTAGTGCGCCTGCGCCTGGAACAAGGCTTCGAGGAGATCGGCCATGACTGA
- the madL gene encoding malonate transporter subunit MadL → MIIYGVALLAVCTLAGVIVGDFLGVLLGVKSNVGGVGIAMILLICARLYMHRKGGMSKECEFGVGFWGAMYIPVVVAMAAQQNVVTALHGGPVAVVAAVGAVLVCGATIALISRSHRGEPLPALDATPPASVQPAPAGGR, encoded by the coding sequence ATGATCATCTATGGTGTGGCTCTGCTGGCGGTGTGCACGCTGGCCGGCGTTATCGTCGGCGACTTCCTGGGCGTGCTGCTGGGCGTCAAATCCAATGTGGGCGGGGTCGGCATCGCCATGATCCTGCTGATCTGTGCGCGGCTGTACATGCACCGCAAGGGTGGCATGAGCAAAGAGTGCGAGTTCGGTGTCGGTTTCTGGGGCGCGATGTACATCCCGGTGGTGGTGGCCATGGCGGCCCAGCAGAATGTGGTCACTGCCCTGCACGGCGGGCCTGTGGCCGTGGTGGCCGCGGTCGGTGCGGTGCTGGTGTGCGGCGCGACCATCGCGCTGATCAGCCGCAGTCACCGCGGCGAGCCGCTGCCGGCGCTCGATGCGACACCGCCAGCCTCGGTGCAGCCTGCACCTGCGGGAGGTCGTTGA
- a CDS encoding LysR substrate-binding domain-containing protein has protein sequence MLIDEELTLKKLETFLAFMRSGNLGRAASELSTSAVSVHRAIHSLENALRCPLFKHEGRQLIPLESAYVLEKKARQLLQDAEQMVRQTREAAGFYAERFRLGALYSLTVKTVPKLVMGLKLRRSELNIDLTLGSNVDLLHRLKNHELDAILVSLDDSINDPACEHLALFSDDIFLAVPTDSPFAEQAEVDLADLADSTFITLTQGFATHRDGARVFEQAGFEPKVAMQVNDIFTLLSMVSSGVGYALLPGRIAAVYENRVRLIALQPRYRLQQHIGAVFLKAREREPNLLALLAECRMYSREG, from the coding sequence ATGCTGATCGACGAAGAACTGACCCTGAAGAAGCTCGAGACCTTTCTCGCCTTCATGCGCAGCGGCAACCTGGGCCGTGCCGCCAGCGAACTGTCGACCAGCGCGGTCAGCGTGCACCGGGCGATCCACTCGCTGGAAAACGCCCTTCGCTGCCCGCTGTTCAAGCACGAAGGCCGCCAGCTGATCCCGCTGGAAAGCGCCTATGTGCTGGAGAAAAAGGCCCGACAACTGCTGCAGGACGCCGAGCAGATGGTGCGCCAGACCCGCGAGGCCGCAGGTTTCTATGCCGAACGCTTTCGCCTCGGGGCGCTGTACTCGCTCACGGTCAAGACCGTGCCCAAGCTGGTTATGGGCCTGAAGCTGCGCCGCAGCGAGCTGAACATCGACCTCACGCTCGGCTCGAACGTCGACTTGCTGCACCGTCTCAAGAACCATGAACTGGACGCCATCCTGGTCTCGCTCGACGACAGCATCAACGATCCGGCCTGCGAACACCTGGCGCTGTTTTCCGACGATATCTTCCTGGCCGTGCCGACCGATTCGCCGTTCGCCGAGCAGGCCGAAGTCGACCTGGCGGACCTGGCCGACTCCACCTTCATCACCCTTACCCAGGGTTTCGCCACCCACCGTGACGGCGCGCGGGTGTTCGAGCAGGCCGGCTTCGAACCGAAAGTGGCGATGCAGGTCAACGATATCTTCACCCTGCTGAGCATGGTCAGTTCCGGGGTGGGCTATGCGCTGCTGCCGGGACGTATCGCCGCGGTGTACGAGAACCGCGTGCGCTTGATCGCGCTGCAACCGCGCTACCGGTTGCAGCAGCACATCGGTGCGGTGTTTCTCAAGGCCCGCGAGCGCGAGCCGAACCTGCTGGCGCTACTGGCTGAATGCCGGATGTACAGTCGCGAAGGGTGA